Proteins co-encoded in one Candidatus Manganitrophaceae bacterium genomic window:
- a CDS encoding DUF3800 domain-containing protein produces the protein MVFQNAKPQLDMATVVLDGSGSQDFRSQLDRYLKNRINTPGENQRILKVKIQDSKNNNLIQLADMVCGAIARSYKRHKRDADDYRKIIRPREFYVQEWPAK, from the coding sequence TTGGTATTTCAGAATGCTAAACCTCAGCTTGATATGGCTACTGTAGTGTTAGATGGTAGTGGCAGTCAAGATTTCCGCTCTCAGTTAGATCGTTATTTAAAAAATAGGATCAATACTCCTGGAGAAAACCAAAGGATATTAAAAGTGAAGATCCAAGACTCCAAAAACAATAATCTTATTCAATTGGCTGATATGGTTTGCGGTGCGATTGCGAGGAGTTATAAGAGGCACAAACGAGATGCCGATGATTATAGAAAAATCATACGGCCAAGAGAGTTTTACGTTCAGGAATGGCCTGCAAAATAA
- a CDS encoding response regulator transcription factor produces the protein MSQKILVVDDEPDLTKLVAHHLQKEGFEPIAVSNGTEALKIASKQPVSLVILDVMMPGEDGLQVCRKLRGKEETASLPILLLTARDEESDKVVGLELGADDYVTKPFSPKELMARVKALLRRTERRESASGYHFRDLTMDLGRHEVKASEKKVALTAKEFALLEHLLKNKGRVLTRDYLLNTIWGYDYFGTTRTVDVHIRRLREKIPMLAAAIETVPSLGYKLIEEDE, from the coding sequence ATGTCTCAGAAGATCTTGGTGGTGGATGACGAGCCCGATTTAACCAAACTGGTCGCCCACCATCTTCAGAAAGAAGGGTTCGAGCCGATTGCCGTCTCCAATGGGACGGAGGCGCTCAAGATCGCCTCGAAGCAGCCGGTCTCCTTGGTGATCCTCGACGTGATGATGCCGGGAGAGGACGGCCTCCAGGTCTGCCGGAAGCTACGCGGCAAGGAGGAGACCGCCTCCCTCCCGATTCTGCTCCTGACCGCCCGCGATGAAGAGAGCGACAAGGTGGTCGGGCTGGAGCTGGGGGCCGACGACTATGTCACGAAGCCTTTCTCTCCCAAGGAGCTGATGGCCCGGGTGAAGGCGCTGCTGCGCCGAACCGAGCGGCGGGAGTCGGCCTCCGGGTACCATTTTCGCGACCTGACGATGGACCTCGGCCGGCATGAGGTGAAGGCGAGCGAGAAGAAGGTGGCGCTGACCGCCAAAGAATTCGCCCTCCTCGAGCACCTGCTGAAAAACAAGGGGCGGGTGCTGACGCGGGACTACCTTCTCAATACGATCTGGGGCTATGACTACTTCGGGACGACCCGGACGGTCGATGTCCATATCCGCCGGCTCCGCGAGAAGATCCCGATGCTCGCCGCCGCCATCGAGACGGTCCCCTCCCTCGGATACAAGCTGATCGAAGAAGACGAATAA
- the nth gene encoding endonuclease III — translation MKKRPDQKAERRQRAEEIIAELKTLFPQAKIVLNFSNHWELFVSVVLSAQCTDKMVNQVTATLFKKYKTLDDYVNADPELFEQDIRQTGFYRNKAKSVLGAARLLKERFGGTLPRTMEEMRTLPGAGRKTANVVLGNAYNIVEGIAVDTHVKRLTRRWKLTRESDPEKIERDLMELIPKEEWFRFTYLVIEYGRKYCTARPHPHEACPLSRFG, via the coding sequence ATGAAAAAGCGCCCCGACCAAAAAGCCGAGCGGCGGCAGCGGGCCGAGGAGATCATCGCCGAGCTCAAGACGCTCTTTCCGCAAGCGAAGATCGTTTTGAACTTTTCCAACCATTGGGAGCTGTTCGTCTCGGTGGTCCTCTCGGCGCAATGCACCGACAAGATGGTGAACCAGGTCACCGCGACCCTCTTTAAGAAATATAAGACGCTCGACGACTATGTGAATGCCGATCCGGAGCTGTTTGAACAAGATATCCGGCAGACCGGCTTCTATCGGAATAAAGCCAAGAGCGTCTTGGGGGCGGCGCGCCTGCTCAAGGAGCGGTTCGGCGGGACCCTCCCCCGAACGATGGAGGAGATGCGGACCCTTCCCGGCGCCGGACGAAAAACGGCCAATGTCGTCTTGGGCAATGCCTACAACATCGTCGAGGGGATCGCGGTCGACACCCATGTGAAGCGGCTCACCCGGCGCTGGAAGCTGACGCGGGAGAGCGACCCGGAGAAGATTGAGCGGGATTTGATGGAGCTGATCCCGAAAGAGGAGTGGTTTCGGTTTACCTATTTGGTCATCGAGTATGGACGGAAGTACTGCACCGCCCGGCCCCATCCCCACGAGGCCTGTCCGCTGAGCCGGTTTGGATAA
- a CDS encoding site-specific DNA-methyltransferase codes for MKKLTDSDPETKSPDLVAQNLAQLKAFFPELITEGKDGIAVNLDVLKQLVGDRTVTDAEEKYGLNWHGKRRARQLALTPSTGTLRPCPADSVDWDTTRNLMIEGDNLEVLKLLQKYYARKVKLIYIDPPYNTGKDFVYPDNFQDNIKNYLELTGQTKGGQKISSNTEASGRFHTDWLNMMYPRLKLARNLLRDDGLIVVNIDDGESAHLKAVMAEIFGEENFLGAIAWEKRYTRSNNARLFYSLKDTLIAFRKSDAVAILREARGEKSKEIYSNPDNDPRGEWTSSSYVNPATKDQRPNLVYTIVNPVSGAPVDHPTHAWKYERLEHERHVREKRLWWGQAGDAKFPRLKNFLTEMDEGMVPIDLWDYESTGTTDEGGQEVKELFGEAVFDNPKPTRLIRRILGLTSPNAIRDDNAPIVLDFFAGSGTTGHAVWAQNTADGVYRRHILVQLPEPLDPANKDQKTAADQCDKLGKPRNIAELTKERLRRAGKKIREENPMLAGDLGFRVFKLDSSNIQEWDPDRAALAASLEAHAENLKVGRTQQDILFELLLKLGLDLTVPMAMKKVGGSMKKEHEVHSIGGGVLIVCLSESIVREDVEPLAMGIIAWHKEQAPASESTVVFRDSAFADDVAKTNLAAILQQHGLENVRSL; via the coding sequence ATGAAAAAACTGACCGATAGTGACCCCGAGACGAAGTCGCCCGACCTCGTTGCACAGAATCTTGCCCAGCTCAAAGCCTTTTTCCCCGAACTCATCACCGAGGGCAAAGACGGCATAGCCGTGAATCTGGACGTGCTCAAGCAGCTCGTGGGCGACCGGACCGTCACCGATGCTGAGGAGAAATACGGCCTCAACTGGCATGGTAAACGCCGCGCCCGCCAGCTTGCGCTTACCCCTAGCACCGGCACGTTGCGGCCTTGCCCTGCGGATTCGGTGGATTGGGATACCACCCGGAACCTCATGATCGAGGGCGACAACCTCGAAGTCCTCAAACTCCTCCAGAAATACTACGCCAGGAAGGTGAAACTGATCTATATCGACCCGCCGTACAACACCGGCAAGGACTTCGTCTATCCAGACAACTTTCAGGACAACATCAAGAACTATCTGGAATTGACTGGACAGACCAAGGGAGGGCAGAAGATCAGCAGCAACACCGAAGCGAGCGGCCGGTTTCACACCGACTGGCTCAATATGATGTATCCGCGGTTGAAGCTTGCGAGAAATCTACTGAGGGATGATGGGCTAATAGTGGTTAACATCGACGATGGTGAGTCCGCCCACCTCAAAGCAGTTATGGCGGAGATATTCGGAGAGGAAAATTTTCTTGGTGCGATTGCGTGGGAAAAACGATACACGCGTAGTAACAATGCGCGACTCTTCTATTCACTGAAAGACACGCTTATCGCATTCCGAAAGTCCGACGCGGTCGCCATTTTGCGCGAAGCACGAGGGGAAAAGTCGAAGGAAATCTATTCCAACCCAGACAATGATCCACGCGGAGAGTGGACAAGCTCGTCCTACGTCAATCCGGCAACGAAAGATCAACGGCCAAATCTTGTATACACAATCGTGAACCCCGTCTCGGGTGCTCCAGTTGACCATCCGACGCACGCATGGAAATACGAGCGACTCGAACATGAACGGCATGTGCGGGAAAAACGATTGTGGTGGGGGCAAGCTGGCGACGCCAAGTTCCCTCGCTTGAAGAATTTTCTAACTGAGATGGACGAAGGGATGGTTCCCATCGATTTATGGGATTATGAGTCTACGGGTACGACGGACGAAGGTGGGCAGGAAGTGAAAGAGCTTTTTGGGGAGGCGGTCTTCGACAACCCGAAGCCGACGCGCCTCATTCGAAGAATACTCGGTCTCACAAGTCCTAATGCCATTCGGGACGATAATGCGCCCATCGTCCTCGATTTCTTCGCGGGATCGGGAACGACAGGACACGCAGTGTGGGCGCAAAATACGGCTGACGGAGTATATCGTCGACACATTTTGGTTCAGCTTCCTGAGCCTCTCGATCCGGCAAACAAAGATCAGAAAACGGCCGCCGACCAGTGCGATAAGCTGGGCAAGCCAAGAAACATTGCGGAACTGACCAAAGAACGTCTGCGCCGAGCCGGGAAGAAGATTCGGGAGGAAAACCCGATGCTTGCGGGAGACCTCGGCTTCCGCGTCTTCAAGCTCGATAGCAGTAACATTCAGGAGTGGGACCCGGACCGCGCTGCCCTTGCCGCCAGCCTTGAAGCGCATGCGGAGAACCTAAAAGTAGGCCGCACCCAGCAGGACATCCTCTTTGAACTCCTGCTCAAGCTTGGCCTCGACCTCACCGTGCCGATGGCAATGAAGAAGGTGGGAGGCAGCATGAAGAAGGAGCATGAAGTCCACAGCATTGGCGGTGGCGTGTTGATCGTCTGCCTGAGTGAGTCCATCGTGCGGGAGGATGTGGAGCCATTGGCCATGGGCATTATAGCGTGGCATAAGGAACAAGCGCCTGCCAGCGAGAGCACCGTGGTCTTTCGTGACAGCGCCTTTGCTGATGACGTGGCCAAGACGAACCTCGCTGCCATTCTTCAGCAGCATGGGCTGGAAAACGTGCGTAGCTTATAG
- a CDS encoding DUF4391 domain-containing protein: protein MNHDALVSALDLPATSRVDQRVPKKLLLENGAPTAADKRIINDGIEELFWLAALKPTTIGVPEYRDDVQEYLEIAVLRFTLRSEARTARLVELVHRAVPYPLLLLTEQGGRPGISAAHKRWSQGKAGKTVLEGEVVAAEWDAARDGECWPAFCGALALGQQPRTTLYALYQGWIDTLLAFHAARVTGVFSVASNAEHAAARRDALLECTRLDAEIARLRAAAVKEKQVARQVELNLELKRVEAAQAAAREKL from the coding sequence ATGAACCACGACGCGCTCGTCTCCGCCCTCGACCTGCCAGCCACCAGCCGCGTGGATCAGCGCGTGCCCAAGAAGCTGTTGCTCGAAAATGGTGCGCCCACAGCCGCTGACAAGCGCATTATCAATGACGGCATCGAGGAGTTGTTCTGGCTGGCGGCTCTCAAGCCCACGACCATCGGTGTACCCGAGTACCGAGACGACGTGCAGGAATATTTGGAGATCGCCGTGCTGCGTTTCACCTTGCGGAGCGAGGCCAGGACGGCGCGGCTGGTGGAGCTGGTGCACCGCGCGGTACCTTATCCGCTGCTGCTGTTGACGGAGCAGGGAGGCCGACCTGGAATTTCTGCCGCCCACAAGCGCTGGTCGCAGGGGAAAGCGGGTAAGACTGTGCTTGAGGGTGAGGTAGTCGCCGCTGAATGGGACGCGGCACGCGATGGCGAGTGCTGGCCGGCCTTCTGTGGTGCCTTGGCGCTGGGTCAGCAGCCGCGAACAACGCTCTATGCACTGTATCAGGGCTGGATAGATACACTGCTTGCCTTCCATGCTGCCCGCGTGACCGGCGTGTTCTCGGTAGCCAGCAACGCCGAACACGCTGCCGCCCGGCGCGACGCCTTGCTGGAATGCACGCGGCTCGATGCGGAGATCGCCCGCCTGCGTGCGGCCGCTGTGAAGGAGAAGCAGGTGGCGCGGCAGGTAGAATTGAACCTGGAACTGAAGCGCGTGGAGGCGGCTCAAGCCGCCGCTCGCGAAAAACTTTGA
- a CDS encoding phosphosulfolactate synthase: MAEPQQQKKEDERAFSFLRLNDRPSKPRPRGVTEIRGPYYTPMGKRYLQDVLETMSAYVDALKFAGGSFSLMPRRAVKELLDLCHSYDVLVSTGGFIEHILTQGPQAVENYIRECKALGFDIIEISAGFITLPTDDLLRLVEKVQKAGMKAKPEVGIQFGAGGATASAELQAEGTRDPEWAILQAKRFIDAGAYMIMIESEGITENVPTWRIDVVAKIVRGLGLEKPMFEAADPEVFAWYIKNYGPEVNLFVDHSQIVQLESLRSGIWGTKSLWGRVVTYKAA, encoded by the coding sequence ATGGCTGAACCACAACAACAAAAAAAAGAAGATGAACGGGCCTTTTCGTTTTTGCGGTTGAACGACCGCCCGAGCAAGCCCCGCCCGCGCGGCGTCACCGAGATCCGGGGGCCGTATTACACGCCGATGGGAAAGCGGTATCTCCAAGACGTTCTGGAAACGATGAGCGCCTACGTCGATGCCCTCAAGTTTGCCGGTGGCTCCTTCTCTCTGATGCCGCGGCGCGCCGTCAAAGAGCTGCTCGACCTCTGCCACTCCTATGATGTGCTCGTCTCCACCGGCGGGTTTATCGAGCATATATTGACCCAAGGCCCGCAGGCGGTGGAGAACTACATCCGCGAGTGCAAAGCGCTCGGATTCGACATCATCGAGATCTCGGCCGGCTTCATCACCCTCCCGACCGATGATCTTCTCCGGTTGGTCGAGAAAGTCCAAAAAGCGGGGATGAAGGCGAAGCCGGAGGTCGGGATTCAGTTCGGCGCCGGCGGGGCAACCGCTTCCGCGGAGCTGCAGGCGGAGGGGACGCGCGATCCGGAGTGGGCGATCCTGCAGGCGAAGCGGTTCATCGATGCGGGGGCTTACATGATTATGATCGAGTCGGAGGGGATCACCGAGAATGTGCCGACCTGGCGGATCGATGTCGTCGCCAAGATTGTTCGCGGCCTGGGGCTGGAGAAGCCGATGTTTGAAGCGGCTGATCCGGAGGTGTTTGCCTGGTATATCAAAAATTATGGGCCGGAGGTGAACCTTTTCGTCGATCACAGTCAAATCGTTCAGCTGGAGTCGCTCCGGTCGGGGATTTGGGGGACGAAGAGTCTTTGGGGGCGGGTGGTTACTTATAAGGCGGCGTGA
- a CDS encoding DEAD/DEAH box helicase, with protein sequence MSFESLGLAPEIIRAVKSRGYETPTPIQAQAIPAIMTGRDLTGCAQTGTGKTAGFTLPILHRLREGKSPSLRALVLVPTRELAAQVDDSIRTYGRFLRLKTEVVFGGVGIRPQKDSLRRGVDILVATPGRLQDHMRQGTVNFKNLEVLVLDEADRMLDMGFLPAIQAILKHLPKDRQTLFFSATLSGEVKKLADQILTDPHEIEVARQGTPAEGVRQVVYPVDSSRKRDLLVHLMDQEKMSQVLVFTRTKHRANDLATHLMKKGKSVAALHSDKSQGARTQALEQFRRGKIQVLVATNIAARGLDVKGITHVVNYEMPEAPEDYVHRIGRTARAKGTGDAISLMAPTERGSLRDIERLIGSRIPQVLVAGFEVKEPAAGAAKPKSDKKPFQARRKKEGGWKETDFKKRPKRW encoded by the coding sequence ATGTCATTCGAAAGTCTGGGGCTTGCCCCCGAAATTATTCGCGCCGTTAAATCACGCGGCTATGAAACCCCTACACCGATTCAGGCTCAAGCGATTCCGGCGATCATGACCGGGAGAGACCTCACCGGTTGCGCCCAGACCGGCACCGGCAAGACCGCCGGATTCACCCTGCCGATTTTGCATCGCCTTCGCGAAGGAAAATCGCCGTCGCTTCGGGCGCTGGTGTTGGTGCCGACCCGAGAGCTGGCGGCCCAGGTCGACGACAGCATCCGCACCTACGGCCGGTTCCTTCGGTTGAAAACCGAGGTGGTCTTCGGCGGCGTCGGCATCCGTCCGCAGAAAGATTCGCTTCGCCGCGGGGTCGATATCCTTGTCGCCACACCGGGACGGCTCCAAGACCATATGCGCCAAGGAACGGTCAACTTTAAAAATCTGGAAGTGCTCGTTCTCGACGAGGCCGACCGGATGCTCGACATGGGATTTCTCCCTGCGATTCAGGCGATCCTCAAGCACCTTCCGAAAGACCGGCAGACCCTCTTCTTCTCGGCCACCCTTTCGGGAGAGGTGAAGAAGCTCGCCGATCAAATCCTAACCGATCCCCACGAGATTGAAGTGGCGCGACAGGGAACGCCGGCGGAAGGGGTTCGCCAGGTGGTCTATCCGGTCGATTCCTCCAGAAAGCGCGACCTGCTGGTCCACCTGATGGATCAGGAGAAGATGAGCCAGGTGCTCGTCTTCACCCGGACGAAACACCGTGCGAACGACCTTGCCACCCATCTGATGAAAAAGGGAAAGAGCGTCGCCGCCCTTCACAGCGATAAGAGCCAGGGAGCGCGGACCCAGGCGCTGGAGCAGTTCCGGCGGGGGAAGATCCAGGTGCTCGTGGCGACCAACATCGCCGCGCGCGGGCTGGATGTCAAAGGGATCACGCACGTGGTGAACTATGAAATGCCGGAGGCGCCGGAGGATTATGTCCACCGGATCGGGCGAACCGCCCGCGCCAAGGGAACGGGGGACGCGATCTCGCTGATGGCCCCCACAGAGCGGGGAAGCCTTCGCGACATCGAGCGGCTGATCGGCTCCCGCATTCCGCAGGTGCTCGTCGCCGGGTTCGAAGTGAAAGAGCCGGCGGCCGGTGCCGCCAAACCGAAGTCGGATAAAAAGCCGTTCCAGGCACGTCGCAAAAAAGAGGGCGGCTGGAAAGAGACCGATTTCAAAAAGCGCCCGAAACGGTGGTAG
- a CDS encoding DEAD/DEAH box helicase family protein has product MKLHFEPNLDYQLQAIEAVCDLFRGQETCRTEFTVTRDPADPQQRMGFAENDMGIGNRLTLLDDEILKNLNAIQLRGGLAPSALLASGDFTVEMETGTGKTYVYLRTIFELNKRYGFTKFVIVVPSVAIKEGVYHTIETAEEHLKGLYAGPPFDFFSYDSEKLGQVRNFATSPQIQIMVMTVGAINKFGDEQQAQTEEADEAARREKSKNKMYRRHEDTGWEKPVDLIRATRPIIIVDEPQSVEGGLDGKGKKAMDRMNPLCNLRYSATPKEAHHMVFKLDAVDAYERKLVKQIEVAAASVEGGHNKAYLRLLSVSNKRGVITAKVDVDVQTVTGVQRREIMVQDGDDLEMTTGRAVYRDCRVGEIRVAKNDEFLELRYPGGEQYLRLGQSYGDVDPLAIQRQMIHRTIKEHLDKEKRLTPQGIKVLSLFFVDAVEKYRQYDADGNAVKGDYARIFEEEYRRLANHPDYQSLFKEVDLTTAAEDVHDGYFSIDKKKVGTKTVEMLKDTRGDTKADDDTYNLIMRDKEKLLSFDTPLKFIFSHSALREGWDNPNVFQICALREMASEQQRRQTIGRGLRLCVNQKGERLRGFEVNTLTVIATESYEQFAEKLQKEIEDETGIRFGIVETHQFAGIIATGADGQPAPLGLEQSKVLWEHLRSAGLVNAQGKVQDTLRQKLKDGTLALPEPFAAQLPQVAEILRKLAGRFEIKNADERKHVKTRQAVLHSAEFKALWDRIKHKTTYRVQFDNEALLATCIKAIKDSSFVIARMRLQWRKADLSIGRAGVDTKETATSAPVTLDEADIDLPDILTDLQDKTQLTRRSIHRILVESARLDDFKRNPQQFIELTAEIINRAKRLALVDGIKYQRIGTEDYYAQQLFETEELIGYLKSMIDSNRSVHEQVIYRFDTERTFAEQLEKNEAIKVYAKLPGWFRVPTPLGTYNPDWAVLVEKDGAERLYFVVETKSSLFTDDLRDKESAKIKCGEAHFEALAVSENPARFIKATKIDDLMSHI; this is encoded by the coding sequence ATGAAACTGCACTTCGAACCTAACCTCGACTACCAGCTTCAGGCCATCGAAGCGGTATGTGATCTATTTCGTGGGCAGGAGACCTGCCGCACCGAGTTCACCGTCACTCGCGACCCCGCGGACCCGCAGCAGCGGATGGGCTTCGCAGAAAATGACATGGGTATCGGTAATCGGTTGACATTGCTGGACGACGAGATCCTGAAGAATCTGAACGCCATCCAGCTTCGGGGCGGGCTAGCTCCCTCGGCCTTGCTCGCGTCCGGCGATTTCACTGTGGAGATGGAAACCGGCACCGGAAAGACCTATGTCTATCTTCGCACCATCTTCGAGCTGAATAAACGATACGGATTCACCAAATTTGTCATCGTGGTGCCATCGGTGGCGATCAAAGAAGGCGTCTATCATACCATCGAGACCGCCGAGGAGCACTTGAAAGGGCTTTATGCAGGCCCGCCGTTCGACTTCTTCAGTTACGATTCGGAGAAGCTCGGCCAAGTGCGGAACTTCGCTACCAGCCCACAGATCCAAATCATGGTCATGACGGTCGGTGCGATCAACAAGTTCGGCGACGAACAACAGGCGCAAACGGAGGAAGCGGACGAGGCCGCCCGCCGAGAGAAATCGAAGAACAAGATGTATCGCCGTCACGAGGATACCGGTTGGGAGAAGCCCGTCGATCTGATCCGGGCGACGCGCCCCATCATCATTGTGGACGAGCCGCAGAGTGTGGAAGGCGGACTTGACGGCAAGGGTAAGAAGGCCATGGATCGGATGAATCCACTGTGCAACCTGCGTTATTCCGCGACGCCCAAAGAGGCGCACCACATGGTTTTCAAGCTCGACGCGGTGGACGCCTACGAGCGGAAGCTGGTGAAGCAGATCGAAGTAGCGGCAGCCTCTGTAGAGGGCGGTCACAATAAAGCATATCTGCGGTTGCTCTCCGTGAGCAATAAACGAGGTGTCATCACGGCCAAGGTTGATGTCGATGTGCAGACGGTCACCGGCGTGCAAAGACGCGAAATCATGGTGCAGGATGGCGACGACCTGGAAATGACTACCGGGCGGGCCGTTTATCGCGACTGCCGGGTGGGTGAGATCCGCGTCGCCAAGAATGATGAATTCCTGGAACTGCGCTACCCTGGTGGTGAGCAATACCTTCGCCTTGGCCAATCCTATGGTGACGTAGACCCGCTGGCCATACAGCGTCAGATGATCCACCGCACTATCAAGGAGCACCTGGACAAGGAGAAGCGCCTCACCCCGCAGGGGATCAAGGTGCTCAGCCTGTTCTTCGTCGATGCCGTGGAGAAATACCGGCAATACGATGCCGACGGCAACGCGGTGAAGGGGGACTATGCCCGCATCTTCGAGGAGGAATACCGCCGCCTCGCCAACCATCCTGACTACCAAAGCCTTTTCAAGGAAGTAGACCTGACCACCGCCGCAGAGGACGTGCACGATGGCTATTTCTCTATCGACAAGAAAAAGGTCGGTACCAAGACGGTGGAGATGTTGAAGGACACGCGCGGGGATACGAAGGCGGACGACGACACCTATAACCTCATCATGCGGGACAAGGAGAAGCTGCTAAGCTTCGACACGCCTCTCAAGTTTATCTTCTCCCACTCCGCGCTGCGCGAAGGTTGGGACAATCCGAACGTCTTTCAAATATGCGCCCTTCGCGAGATGGCTTCCGAGCAGCAGCGCCGCCAGACCATCGGGCGAGGTTTGCGCCTGTGCGTGAACCAGAAGGGCGAGCGCCTGCGCGGGTTTGAGGTGAACACTTTGACCGTGATCGCAACGGAGAGTTATGAACAGTTCGCGGAAAAACTCCAGAAGGAGATCGAGGACGAAACCGGCATCCGCTTCGGCATTGTGGAGACCCACCAATTTGCTGGGATCATCGCCACGGGAGCCGACGGCCAACCCGCGCCTCTGGGTCTCGAGCAGTCAAAGGTGCTTTGGGAGCATCTGCGCTCGGCCGGTCTCGTGAATGCCCAAGGCAAGGTGCAGGACACCCTGCGCCAGAAGCTCAAGGACGGCACGCTGGCATTGCCGGAACCGTTCGCAGCCCAACTGCCGCAGGTGGCGGAAATTCTTCGCAAGCTGGCGGGACGGTTTGAAATCAAGAATGCTGACGAGCGCAAACATGTGAAGACCCGCCAGGCCGTGCTGCACAGTGCGGAGTTCAAGGCGCTGTGGGACCGTATCAAGCACAAAACCACCTACCGTGTACAGTTCGACAATGAAGCATTGCTCGCGACTTGTATCAAGGCGATCAAAGATTCGAGCTTCGTCATTGCCAGGATGCGGCTGCAATGGCGCAAGGCTGACCTTTCTATCGGACGCGCCGGCGTGGACACGAAGGAGACGGCCACCTCCGCCCCCGTGACGCTCGACGAGGCTGACATCGATCTGCCCGATATCCTCACCGATTTGCAAGACAAGACGCAACTCACCCGCCGCAGCATTCACCGCATTCTGGTGGAGAGCGCCCGGCTTGATGATTTCAAGCGTAACCCTCAACAGTTCATTGAACTCACCGCCGAGATTATCAACCGCGCAAAGCGCCTCGCTCTGGTGGATGGCATCAAATATCAGCGTATTGGCACGGAGGATTATTACGCTCAGCAACTATTCGAGACCGAAGAACTTATCGGCTATCTCAAGTCGATGATCGACTCCAACAGGTCGGTCCATGAGCAGGTGATCTACCGGTTCGACACCGAGCGCACGTTTGCCGAGCAACTGGAAAAGAACGAAGCGATCAAGGTTTATGCCAAGCTCCCTGGTTGGTTCCGCGTTCCCACACCGCTTGGTACCTATAACCCAGACTGGGCCGTTCTAGTAGAGAAAGACGGAGCCGAGCGTCTTTATTTCGTGGTCGAAACAAAAAGCAGCCTCTTCACCGACGACCTGCGGGACAAGGAAAGCGCAAAGATAAAGTGTGGAGAGGCGCACTTCGAAGCGCTGGCCGTCAGTGAGAACCCCGCCCGCTTCATCAAAGCGACAAAGATCGATGACCTGATGTCCCACATCTGA